The following proteins are co-located in the Aeromicrobium phoceense genome:
- a CDS encoding HGxxPAAW family protein produces the protein MSHGSSPAAWTAVLVSLAGFLIGGIALIPDPNWVLFTIGVVLAVGALPLGKVMSVAGYGTSRVKDH, from the coding sequence ATGTCGCACGGATCGTCGCCGGCCGCCTGGACCGCCGTCCTCGTCAGCCTCGCCGGCTTCCTGATCGGCGGGATCGCCCTGATCCCCGACCCGAACTGGGTGCTCTTCACGATCGGCGTCGTGCTGGCGGTGGGTGCGCTCCCGCTCGGCAAGGTCATGTCCGTCGCCGGGTACGGCACCAGCCGGGTGAAGGATCACTGA
- a CDS encoding DUF2752 domain-containing protein, with translation MHFRDPHVEGAYGFCPFLFLTGEPCPGCGGLRAVNLLTRGEVAAAVSSNLLAVALVSVGVVAWLVWLGRRARGLPARYLTWSARTVTAMGVLAAVFGIARVTPWGAWLAP, from the coding sequence CTGCACTTCCGTGACCCTCACGTCGAGGGCGCCTACGGCTTCTGCCCGTTCCTCTTCCTGACCGGCGAGCCCTGTCCCGGCTGCGGGGGGCTGCGCGCCGTGAACCTGCTGACGCGCGGTGAGGTCGCGGCCGCCGTCTCGAGCAACCTGCTGGCCGTCGCCCTGGTCTCCGTGGGCGTGGTGGCGTGGCTGGTGTGGCTCGGCCGACGGGCACGCGGGCTCCCCGCGCGCTACCTCACCTGGTCGGCCCGCACCGTGACGGCGATGGGCGTGCTGGCCGCCGTCTTCGGCATCGCGCGGGTGACGCCGTGGGGCGCCTGGCTGGCCCCCTGA